From the Euphorbia lathyris chromosome 6, ddEupLath1.1, whole genome shotgun sequence genome, one window contains:
- the LOC136232869 gene encoding E3 ubiquitin-protein ligase APD2-like, protein MEEEEDAPVSPLDFPSTSQLEDEPSSLSSPVSYRVNMAATTTSEIWSCLVLLITFCFFASITFIFGFYASANLELGPYSSRLINSNPFFVHYIQAQQEDEQKPGAMLYGFYKPPPMDVQINWTQTHNTIVPVDVHKEWFYYLNKGSKIHIFYSIKSPTSSPLSLVIAQGRESFLQWIDEPSYPNSTLSWNIILESGNIELEIPKSSNYYIALGNLNSQDVQIELKFIMTALNYNTAQAYYKCSLNHNLCSFKLFLLGTTVAVLTSSGPKEGALDNDWFVKISYGPRWITYFIVSGIMSILILLILRFWNMFQEPTGHGNETVDLRSERASLLSTKDDDISSWGSSYDSIPDQDLDDLHVMNSVDGKAVAEGENLNRICVICFDAPRDCFFLPCGHCAACFTCGTRIAEEGGTCPICRRSMKKVRKIFSV, encoded by the exons atggaagaagaagaagatgcaCCTGTGTCTCCTTTAGATTTCCCTTCTACTTCTCAACTGGAAGATGAACCTTCTTCTTTATCTTCACCTGTATCTTATCGAGTAAATATGGCAGCAACCACTACTAGCGAGATATGGTCTTGCCTTGTTCTTCTTATCACTTTTTGcttctttg CATCTATCACttttatttttggattctaTGCCTCTGCTAATCTGGAATTAGGCCCTTATTCCTCTAGACTTATCAACTCCAACCCTTTCTTTGTGCACTATAttcag GCGCAGCAAGAAGATGAGCAGAAACCAGGGGCAATGCTATATGGATTTTACAAGCCTCCGCCTATGGATGTTCAAATTAACTGGACTCAAACACACAACACTATTGTGCCTGTTGATGTTCATAAG GAGTGGTTTTACTACCTTAATAAGGGTTCTAAGATCCATATCTTTTACTCTATAAAATCCCCAACTTCTTCACCTTTGTCCCTCGTAATTGCTCAAG GCAGAGAAAGCTTTCTTCAGTGGATAGATGAGCCTTCATACCCTAATTCAACTTTATCTTGGAATATAATTCTTG AAAGTGGCAATATTGAACTAGAAATTCCCAAATCCTCCAATTATTACATTGCACTCGGAAATTTGAATTCTCAGGATGTCCAG ATAGAATTGAAGTTCATAATGACCGCTCTCAACTACAACACGGCTCAGGCATATTACAAGTGTTCCCTTAATCATAATTTATGTAGTTTTAAGCTGTTTCTCTTAGGAACTACTGTTGCTGTCTTAACGTCTTCAGGCCCAAAAGAG GGTGCTCTGGATAATGATTGGTTTGTAAAAATTTCTTATGGACCAAGATGGATTACATACTTTATTGTCTCag GGATTATGAGTATCCTCATCTTGTTAATCTTGAGATTCTGGAACATGTTCCAAGAACCGACGGGACATGGAAATGAAACAGTGGATCTGAGATCCGAACGCGCCTCGTTGCTCTCAACCAAAGATGACGACATTTCGAGCTGGGGTTCATCTTATGATTCTATACCAGACCAGGATTTGGATGATTTACATGTAATGAATTCAGTTGATGGAAAAGCAGTAGCAGAAGGAGAAAATCTGAACCGTATATGTGTTATTTGCTTCGATGCCCCGAGAGATTGTTTCTTTCTTCCATGCGGGCATTGTGCAGCATGTTTTACTTGTGGAACAAG GATAGCAGAAGAGGGTGGAACTTGTCCGATATGCCGTAGGAGTATGAAGAAAGTGAGAAAGATATTTAGTGTTTGA